Proteins encoded together in one Telopea speciosissima isolate NSW1024214 ecotype Mountain lineage chromosome 4, Tspe_v1, whole genome shotgun sequence window:
- the LOC122659654 gene encoding dCTP pyrophosphatase 1-like: MTGVSEGEGVSLEELKKKMADFARERDWDQFHSPRNLLLALVGEVGELSEIFQWKGEVPKGLPDWKEEEKVHLGEELSDVLLYLVRLSDICGVDLGKAALRKVKLNAIKYPVNLSQGGSSEKQTHFTNTNTNTDDSSNKSFSESD; this comes from the exons atgacagGGGTTTCAGAAGGAGAGGGTGTTTCGCTCGaggagttgaagaagaaaatggcGGATTTTGCGAGGGAAAGAGACTGGGATCAATTTCACAGCCCGAGAAATCTCCTTCTAGCTCTG GTAGGAGAAGTGGGAGAGTTATCTGAGATTTTTCAGTGGAAAGGAGAGGTACCAAAAGGACTACCAgattggaaagaagaagagaaggtacACCTGGGTGAAGAACTTTCAGACGTTCTGCTCTACCTTGTCAGGCTCTCTGATATCTGTGGAGTTGATCTCGGTAAAGCAGCTCTCCGTAAGGTCAAGCTTAACGCCATTAAATACCCAGTGAATCTCTCCCAGGGTGGTTCTTCAGAAAAGCAAACCCACTtcaccaacaccaacaccaacaccgACGATAGCAGCAACAAGAGCTTCTCTGAAAGCGATTGA